A portion of the Pedobacter cryoconitis genome contains these proteins:
- a CDS encoding D-TA family PLP-dependent enzyme, whose amino-acid sequence MAADWYLIDEVDQLDSPALVFYQERITANIELLKQSISDINRLRPHVKTHKTIEITQQLLTAGITKFKCATIAEAEMLGLCQTPDVLLAYQPVGPKIDRFIQLIKTYPDTVFSCLIDNEFSLKEIGHKAIVSGVNIRVFLDLNVGMNRTGIRPDGHALALYEAATAEKGVEISGLHAYDGHIHDADYVLREKQAAIILAPIDQLTKQIVGKGMAEPVIIAGGTPTFPVYAKLDFIECSPGTFVLWDKGYQDAFAEQDYLPAALVITRVISLTSATKITVDLGHKSVAAETPLKKRVHFLNAPTAEAVSQSEEHLLLEAGADHGFQIGDVLYGLPVHICPTVALYGNATLINNHKLAGEWKVISRERKINI is encoded by the coding sequence ATGGCAGCGGACTGGTATTTAATTGATGAAGTGGATCAGCTGGACTCGCCAGCCCTGGTATTTTATCAGGAGAGAATAACTGCAAATATTGAACTATTAAAGCAAAGCATTAGTGACATAAACAGGTTAAGACCACATGTTAAAACCCATAAAACAATAGAGATCACGCAACAATTACTAACAGCCGGAATCACTAAATTTAAATGTGCAACTATTGCTGAGGCAGAGATGCTTGGTCTTTGTCAAACACCGGATGTATTGTTAGCCTATCAACCTGTAGGACCGAAGATAGACCGGTTTATTCAATTGATCAAAACCTATCCGGATACTGTATTCTCCTGTCTGATCGATAATGAATTCTCTCTGAAAGAGATTGGCCATAAGGCAATAGTTTCAGGAGTGAACATACGTGTTTTTCTTGACCTTAACGTTGGGATGAACAGAACTGGTATACGACCAGATGGGCATGCGTTAGCACTTTATGAAGCTGCAACAGCCGAAAAAGGTGTGGAGATCTCAGGGCTTCATGCTTATGATGGTCACATTCATGACGCAGATTACGTATTAAGAGAAAAGCAGGCAGCAATTATATTAGCGCCTATTGATCAATTAACCAAACAGATTGTTGGGAAAGGGATGGCAGAACCGGTCATTATAGCCGGAGGAACACCTACTTTTCCGGTTTATGCGAAGCTGGACTTTATAGAATGCAGTCCGGGGACATTTGTGCTGTGGGATAAAGGATATCAGGATGCTTTTGCAGAACAAGACTATCTGCCTGCAGCCCTGGTCATCACCAGGGTAATTTCGCTGACTTCTGCTACAAAAATTACCGTAGACCTCGGACATAAATCTGTTGCAGCAGAAACCCCATTAAAAAAGAGGGTTCATTTCTTAAATGCACCCACAGCAGAAGCCGTAAGCCAGAGTGAAGAACATCTGTTACTGGAAGCAGGAGCAGACCATGGTTTCCAGATCGGGGATGTCCTGTATGGTTTACCCGTGCATATCTGTCCTACAGTAGCACTTTACGGCAATGCAACGCTCATTAACAATCATAAACTAGCAGGAGAGTGGAAGGTTATTTCACGGGAGAGGAAGATTAATATTTAA
- a CDS encoding dipeptidase, whose protein sequence is MFTIDAHLDLSMNALEWNRDLRLPISAINDREQGLTDKPDRGKAVVSLPELRKGKIGLVVATQIARYVAPGNNLPGWHSPEQAWAQTQGQLAWYKAMEEAGEMVQINNLETLEKHVQLWENGQDDEKKPIGYILSLEGADSIITIQQLERAHANGLRAVGPAHYGPGRYAQGTDATGFMGPKGHELLKEMERLNIILDATHLCDDSFWEALDHFNGHVWASHNNCRALVNHNRQYSDGQIKALITRGAVIGLALDAWMMVPNWVRGQSTPRGMNCNLEVMVNHLDHICQIAGNTLHVGVGSDLDGAFGTEQCPYDVESIADLQKIPALLTKRGYTAEDIKNLMQGNWLRFLRKAWH, encoded by the coding sequence ATGTTTACTATAGATGCACACCTGGATTTAAGTATGAATGCGCTGGAATGGAACCGCGATCTGCGTTTACCAATTTCTGCGATCAATGACAGAGAACAAGGGCTCACAGACAAACCCGATCGCGGCAAAGCTGTGGTCTCTTTACCGGAGCTTAGAAAAGGTAAGATAGGTTTGGTCGTTGCTACCCAGATTGCACGTTACGTTGCCCCTGGAAATAATTTACCTGGCTGGCATTCACCAGAACAAGCCTGGGCACAAACCCAGGGACAACTGGCCTGGTATAAGGCCATGGAAGAAGCCGGGGAAATGGTACAAATCAATAACCTGGAGACTCTTGAAAAGCATGTGCAGTTGTGGGAAAATGGGCAGGATGACGAGAAAAAACCTATTGGGTATATTTTAAGTCTGGAAGGAGCAGATTCCATAATCACCATTCAACAGCTGGAACGCGCCCATGCCAACGGTCTTCGCGCAGTTGGCCCGGCACATTATGGTCCCGGAAGATACGCACAAGGTACAGATGCCACAGGCTTTATGGGCCCAAAAGGTCATGAGCTGCTCAAAGAGATGGAACGTTTAAACATCATTCTGGATGCTACCCATTTATGCGATGACAGTTTCTGGGAGGCACTGGATCATTTTAACGGACACGTATGGGCATCTCATAACAATTGCAGAGCTTTAGTAAATCACAACCGTCAATACAGCGATGGACAAATTAAAGCCTTAATTACCCGGGGTGCAGTTATCGGCTTAGCGCTTGATGCCTGGATGATGGTACCAAATTGGGTTCGCGGACAATCAACCCCAAGAGGTATGAACTGTAATCTCGAAGTTATGGTGAATCATTTAGATCATATCTGCCAGATCGCAGGTAATACTTTGCACGTAGGGGTCGGTTCAGATCTGGATGGTGCATTCGGAACAGAACAATGCCCTTATGATGTGGAAAGTATTGCAGATCTGCAGAAGATACCAGCGCTTTTAACAAAAAGAGGGTATACAGCAGAGGATATTAAAAACCTGATGCAGGGAAACTGGCTGCGGTTCCTCAGAAAAGCATGGCATTAA
- a CDS encoding RidA family protein: MENLSAEAQFAKLGLTLPPAPTPLGVYKPYLIDGKYLYLSGHGPVNDDKSLIIGRIGADLTQEEGKLAARQVGLTMLSTIKTNLGTLNRVKRVIKVLGMVNCTSDFEKHPFIINGCSELFAQVWGEENGIGTRSAVGFGSLPDNIPVEIEAMFELQE, translated from the coding sequence ATGGAAAACTTAAGTGCAGAAGCGCAATTTGCAAAACTAGGGTTAACGCTGCCACCGGCACCTACACCTCTTGGAGTTTATAAACCATATTTGATTGATGGTAAATACCTTTACTTGTCCGGACACGGGCCTGTTAATGATGATAAAAGCCTGATTATTGGCCGTATCGGTGCTGATCTTACTCAGGAAGAAGGTAAGCTGGCAGCAAGACAAGTTGGGCTGACCATGTTATCCACCATTAAAACGAACCTGGGTACATTGAACCGGGTAAAGAGGGTAATCAAAGTTTTAGGCATGGTCAATTGTACATCAGACTTCGAAAAACATCCCTTTATTATCAACGGCTGCAGTGAATTATTTGCACAAGTATGGGGAGAAGAAAACGGGATAGGTACACGCAGTGCTGTAGGCTTTGGCTCATTGCCTGATAATATTCCGGTAGAAATTGAAGCAATGTTTGAATTACAGGAGTAA